From Halobacillus ihumii, one genomic window encodes:
- a CDS encoding ArdC family protein has protein sequence MSKKIYEMITNQIIEKLEQGVIPWRKPWVNGIAVNWKTQKPYRGINTMLLDGGEYATFKQIKEAGGNVKKGEKSHIVVFWKMLKVEDEEKEKEKKIPLLRYYRVFNVGTQVEGLETKRTYETFEHNPIEEAEKIKKEYFNGPSFSFQSGRAYYVPFEDRVNVPPKKDFEDVNEYYSTLFHEMVHSTGHKDRLDREGVTGKISFGSENYSKEELIAELGASMLCGVTGIENNTIDNSASYIQAWLKKLKDDKTLIVSASQKAQKASDHILGVEFS, from the coding sequence ATGAGTAAAAAAATCTATGAAATGATTACAAACCAAATTATTGAGAAGTTGGAGCAAGGGGTGATTCCTTGGAGAAAACCTTGGGTCAATGGCATAGCGGTGAATTGGAAAACTCAAAAGCCTTATCGAGGGATTAATACCATGCTTTTAGATGGTGGGGAGTATGCGACCTTTAAACAAATCAAGGAAGCCGGAGGAAATGTCAAAAAAGGAGAAAAATCTCATATAGTCGTGTTCTGGAAGATGCTTAAAGTGGAAGATGAAGAAAAAGAAAAAGAAAAAAAGATCCCACTGCTCAGATATTATCGCGTCTTTAACGTTGGTACTCAAGTAGAAGGGTTAGAAACGAAAAGGACGTATGAAACGTTCGAGCATAACCCAATAGAAGAAGCTGAAAAGATTAAAAAAGAATATTTTAATGGTCCATCTTTTAGCTTTCAAAGTGGTCGTGCTTATTATGTTCCTTTTGAGGATCGTGTCAATGTTCCACCTAAGAAAGACTTTGAAGATGTTAACGAATATTACAGCACTTTATTTCATGAAATGGTACACAGCACAGGACATAAAGATCGACTAGATCGAGAAGGCGTAACGGGAAAAATCAGTTTCGGAAGTGAAAACTACAGCAAGGAAGAATTAATAGCCGAGCTAGGAGCATCTATGCTTTGTGGAGTGACCGGAATTGAAAATAACACCATTGATAACAGCGCTTCCTATATTCAAGCATGGTTAAAAAAATTAAAGGACGATAAAACCTTAATTGTAAGTGCTTCTCAAAAAGCGCAAAAAGCAAGTGACCATATCTTAGGTGTAGAGTTCTCATAA